From a single Populus trichocarpa isolate Nisqually-1 chromosome 17, P.trichocarpa_v4.1, whole genome shotgun sequence genomic region:
- the LOC18106888 gene encoding F-box protein SKIP16 isoform X1 codes for MGLDSVGDLALNIILTKLGPKETAKVSCVSKRFKDLASEESLWSLFCLQDLDLSAPLDHHGNPLRSFKATYKLWREAFCMYPWSLVKRVKSCWDRLKSWLTTNFPEVKATLGRGASEGEIQELERILKVKLPLPTRLLYRFHDGQNLTGENLNTDAAACLLGLIGGYCFYDHLVNVYLLPLHEVILETREIVRHLDLPNGSQFIVVAASSSNIGKFFFLNCSDGQLYVGTQNLLTIGEMIPCVPQTLISPVHDFNIDQQQDAMLLWLEEHGHRLHNGMIKLRDEGNIKSISLFPEESPLCSTAVTNGVKVRASAIFVPEAVDLSRKYLFAYSIRMSLPPEGCIISGMRFSSCQLHLRHWVISADDTVVSNVNAEAVIGKFPLLLPGEKEFVYESCTPLRSPTGSVEGSFTFVPGRLIDPKGMPFEAEVARFPLQLPDYIF; via the exons ATGGGTTTGGATTCAGTGGGAGATTTAGCTCTCAACATAATCTTAACAAAATTGGGTCCAAAAGAGACAGCAAAAGTATCATGTGTTAGCAAGAGGTTCAAGGATTTAGCCTCTGAGGAATCTCTCTGGTCATTATTTTGCCTTCAAGATCTAGATCTATCTGCCCCTCTTGACCATCATGGAAACCCTTTACGCTCTTTTAAG gCAACTTATAAGTTATGGAGAGAAGCTTTTTGCATGTATCCATGGTCCCTTGTAAAGCGAGTTAAAAGTTGTTGGGACAGACTCAAGAGCTGGTTGACCACAAACTTTCCTGAAGTTAAAGCTACTCTTGGAAGGGGTGCATCAGAAGGTGAGATTCAAGAGCTTGAAAGAATTTTGAAAGTTAAGCTGCCTCTTCCCACGAGGCTTCTCTACCGCTTTCATGATGGTCAAAACTTAACAGGTGAAAATTTGAACACTGATGCGGCTGCCTGTCTATTGGGCCTGATAGGTGGCTACTGTTTTTATGATCACTTGGTTAATGTCTACTTATTACCCCTACATGAGGTGATCTTGGAAACACGGGAGATAGTACGCCACCTGGACTTACCCAATGGATCACAGTTTATTGTTGTGGCAGCCTCATCCTCAAACATTGGAAAGTTTTTCTTCCTGAACTGTTCTGATGGCCAACTTTATGTTGGGACTCAGAATCTTCTGACAATTGGAGAAATGATCCCATGTGTACCTCAGACATTAATTAGTCCAGTCCATGATTTCAACATAGACCAACAACAGGATGCTATGTTGTTATGGCTAGAAGAACATGGCCATCGCTTGCACAATGGCATGATCAAACTTCGGGATGAAGGAAATATCAAAAGTATCTCTCTTTTTCCAGAAGAATCTCCTCTCTGCTCAACTGCTGTAACCAATGGTGTAAAG GTCCGCGCATCTGCTATTTTTGTGCCAGAGGCTGTTGATCTCTCTAGAAAATACTTGTTTGCTTATTCAATCCGCATGTCCCTTCCACCAGAAGGATGCATCATCAGTGGAATGCGCTTCAGCTCTTGCCAACTGCATTTGAGGCACTGGGTTATCAGCGCCGATGATACTGTCGTATCTAATGTCAATGCAGAGGCTGTGATAGGCAAG TTCCCACTCTTGCTTCCAGGTGAGAAAGAATTTGTTTATGAGAGTTGCACACCTCTGCGATCTCCTACTGGCTCTGTTGAAGGTTCTTTCACATTTGTCCCTGGCAG ATTGATAGATCCAAAAGGAATGCCATTTGAAGCTGAAGTTGCCCGGTTTCCCCTCCAACTGCCGGACTACATTTTCTGA
- the LOC18106888 gene encoding F-box protein SKIP16 isoform X2, translated as MGLDSVGDLALNIILTKLGPKETAKVSCVSKRFKDLASEESLWSLFCLQDLDLSAPLDHHGNPLRSFKATYKLWREAFCMYPWSLVKRVKSCWDRLKSWLTTNFPEVKATLGRGASEGENLNTDAAACLLGLIGGYCFYDHLVNVYLLPLHEVILETREIVRHLDLPNGSQFIVVAASSSNIGKFFFLNCSDGQLYVGTQNLLTIGEMIPCVPQTLISPVHDFNIDQQQDAMLLWLEEHGHRLHNGMIKLRDEGNIKSISLFPEESPLCSTAVTNGVKVRASAIFVPEAVDLSRKYLFAYSIRMSLPPEGCIISGMRFSSCQLHLRHWVISADDTVVSNVNAEAVIGKFPLLLPGEKEFVYESCTPLRSPTGSVEGSFTFVPGRLIDPKGMPFEAEVARFPLQLPDYIF; from the exons ATGGGTTTGGATTCAGTGGGAGATTTAGCTCTCAACATAATCTTAACAAAATTGGGTCCAAAAGAGACAGCAAAAGTATCATGTGTTAGCAAGAGGTTCAAGGATTTAGCCTCTGAGGAATCTCTCTGGTCATTATTTTGCCTTCAAGATCTAGATCTATCTGCCCCTCTTGACCATCATGGAAACCCTTTACGCTCTTTTAAG gCAACTTATAAGTTATGGAGAGAAGCTTTTTGCATGTATCCATGGTCCCTTGTAAAGCGAGTTAAAAGTTGTTGGGACAGACTCAAGAGCTGGTTGACCACAAACTTTCCTGAAGTTAAAGCTACTCTTGGAAGGGGTGCATCAGAAG GTGAAAATTTGAACACTGATGCGGCTGCCTGTCTATTGGGCCTGATAGGTGGCTACTGTTTTTATGATCACTTGGTTAATGTCTACTTATTACCCCTACATGAGGTGATCTTGGAAACACGGGAGATAGTACGCCACCTGGACTTACCCAATGGATCACAGTTTATTGTTGTGGCAGCCTCATCCTCAAACATTGGAAAGTTTTTCTTCCTGAACTGTTCTGATGGCCAACTTTATGTTGGGACTCAGAATCTTCTGACAATTGGAGAAATGATCCCATGTGTACCTCAGACATTAATTAGTCCAGTCCATGATTTCAACATAGACCAACAACAGGATGCTATGTTGTTATGGCTAGAAGAACATGGCCATCGCTTGCACAATGGCATGATCAAACTTCGGGATGAAGGAAATATCAAAAGTATCTCTCTTTTTCCAGAAGAATCTCCTCTCTGCTCAACTGCTGTAACCAATGGTGTAAAG GTCCGCGCATCTGCTATTTTTGTGCCAGAGGCTGTTGATCTCTCTAGAAAATACTTGTTTGCTTATTCAATCCGCATGTCCCTTCCACCAGAAGGATGCATCATCAGTGGAATGCGCTTCAGCTCTTGCCAACTGCATTTGAGGCACTGGGTTATCAGCGCCGATGATACTGTCGTATCTAATGTCAATGCAGAGGCTGTGATAGGCAAG TTCCCACTCTTGCTTCCAGGTGAGAAAGAATTTGTTTATGAGAGTTGCACACCTCTGCGATCTCCTACTGGCTCTGTTGAAGGTTCTTTCACATTTGTCCCTGGCAG ATTGATAGATCCAAAAGGAATGCCATTTGAAGCTGAAGTTGCCCGGTTTCCCCTCCAACTGCCGGACTACATTTTCTGA
- the LOC18106892 gene encoding probable transcription factor PosF21, with translation MDKDKSASHHSSGLPPPPGRYSSFSPSGSSFNLKPEQSPSTFPPMAPGSSPDPNHFGHGSDSNRFSHDISRMPDNPPKNLGHRRAHSEILTLPDDISFDSDLGVVGGGADGPTFSDETEEDLLSMYLDMDKFNSSSATSTFQVGESLAPAMAAQAMAPLPAAVSLGAGPSERPRVRHQHSQSMDGSTTIKPEMLMSGSEEASPADSKKAVSAAKLAELALIDPKRAKRIWANRQSAARSKERKMRYIAELERKVQTLQTEATSLSAQLTLLQRDTNGLTSENSELKLRLQTMEQQVHLQDALNDALKEEIQHLKVLTGQTPNGGPMMNYASFGGGQQLYPNNQAMHTFLAAQQFQQLQIHSQKQQQQQQQQQQQQFQLHQLQQQQLQQQQEQQQQQQGGDLKMRGSLTSSSQKDNGSEANSSSSKD, from the exons ATGGATAAGGATAAATCTGCTAGCCACCATAGTAGTGGTTTACCACCACCTCCAGGCAGGTACTCTAGTTTTTCACCCTCTGGGAGCTCCTTTAATTTGAAACCTGAGCAATCACCTTCTACATTTCCTCCAATGGCTCCCGGTAGTAGTCCAGACCCTAATCATTTCGGTCATGGATCGGATTCTAATCGATTTAGTCATGATATCAGCCGAATGCCTGATAACCCACCAAAGAATTTGGGCCACCGTCGGGCCCATTCTGAGATCCTCACTCTCCCTGATGATATTAGCTTTGATAGTGATCTTGGTGTCGTGGGTGGTGGTGCTGATGGGCCAACTTTTTCTGATGAAACTGAGGAAGATTTGTTGTCAATGTACCTTGATATGGATAAGTTCAATTCGTCCTCGGCCACATCTACTTTTCAAGTTGGGGAGTCTTTGGCTCCAGCAATGGCAGCACAAGCAATGGCACCACTGCCTGCAGCAGTGAGTTTGGGTGCTGGTCCAAGTGAAAGGCCTAGAGTTAGGCATCAACATAGCCAGTCAATGGATGGGTCAACAACAATCAAGCCGGAGATGCTCATGTCAGGTTCTGAAGAGGCCTCTCCTGCAGATTCTAAGAAAGCTGTATCTGCTGCGAAGCTAGCTGAACTTGCACTTATAGATCCCAAGCGTGCAAAAAG GATTTGGGCCAACAGGCAATCTGCTGCAAGGTCCAAGGAGAGGAAGATGCGTTACATAGCTGAACTTGAAAGGAAAGTGCAGACACTCCAAACAGAAGCGACGTCGTTGTCTGCTCAATTGACTCTTCTTCAG AGGGATACAAATGGCCTGACCTCTGAAAATAGTGAACTGAAGCTGCGTTTGCAAACGATGGAGCAGCAGGTCCACTTGCAAGATG CCTTGAATGACGCGCTGAAAGAAGAAATTCAGCATCTGAAGGTACTGACTGGTCAAACACCAAATGGTGGACCCATGATGAACTATGCATCTTTTGGAGGAGGCCAGCAATTATATCCCAATAATCAAGCAATGCATACTTTCTTAGCTGCACAACAGTTTCAACAGCTCCAAATTCATTcccagaagcagcagcagcagcagcagcagcagcaacagcaacagtTCCAGCTACATCAGCTTCAGCAGCAACAACTTCAACAGCAGCAggagcaacagcagcagcaacaaggTGGGGATTTGAAAATGAGAGGATCATTGACTTCTTCAAGCCAGAAAGATAATGGATCTGAGGCTAATTCCTCTTCATCGAAGGATTGA
- the LOC18106893 gene encoding electron transfer flavoprotein-ubiquinone oxidoreductase, mitochondrial, translating into MQRLISLRSKSNSLKSLFNPLKSPQKHSISADWSSCFHQSWNLIASKGCFSRVFSYGLWPSCAKMRNFDKNQGFVRRFSSEAQRESIEYDVVIVGAGPAGLSAAIRLKQLCSEKGVDLSVCVVEKGPEVGAHILSGNVFEPRALDELLPHWKEEEAPINVPVSSDKFWFLTKDRAFSLPCPFDNKGNYVISLSQLVRWMGIKAEEFGVEIYPGFAASEILYDANDSVVGIGTNDMGIAKDGSKKDTFQRGVELKGRVTLLAEGCRGSLSEKLIKKYKLREKGHAQHQTYALGIKEVWEIDESKHKPGAVLHTIGWPLDQKTYGGSFLYHMKDRQVSIGLVVALNYHNPYLNPYEEFQKFKHHPAIRPLLEGGTVIQYGARTLNEGGIQSIPYPVFSGGAIIGCSAGFLNVPKIKGTHTAMKSGMLAAEAAFGSLREGTSLKSYWETLRSSWIWDELHQARNYRPAFEYGVIPGMAISALERYILKGRSPFTLKHGKPDHESTNAARLHSPIEYPKPDGVFSFDVPTSLHRSNTNHDHDQPAHLRLKDPKIPETLNLPEYAGPESRYCPARVYEYISDENSQLKLQINAQNCLHCKACDIKDPKQNIEWTVPEGGGGPGYSVM; encoded by the exons atGCAGAGACTCATTTCACTTCGTTCAAAGTCCAATTCTCTTAAATCTTTGTTCAATCCATTGAAATCACCTCAAAAACACTCAATTTCTGCAGATTGGTCTTCTTGTTTCCATCAAAGCTGGAATCTTATAGCCTCAAAAGGATGCTTCAGCCGGGTTTTTTCATATGGGCTTTGGCCAAGTTGTGCTAAAATGaggaattttgataaaaatcaaggttTTGTTAGGAGGTTTAGTAGTGAAGCTCAAAGGGAGTCTATAGAGTATGATGTTGTGATTGTTGGTGCTGGACCGGCTGGATTATCAGCTGCAATAAGATTGAAGCAGTTGTGTAGTGAAAAGGGTGTGGATTTATCGGTTTGTGTTGTTGAGAAAGGCCCGGAAGTAG GTGCTCATATCTTATCCGGCAATGTGTTTGAGCCCCGAGCACTGGATGAACTTCTACCGCATTGGAAAGAGGAAGAG GCACCAATCAATGTCCCTGTATCTTCTGACAAGTTTTGGTTTCTTACAAAGGATCGTGCCTTTTCTCTTCCATGTCCTTTTGATAACAAGGGGAACTATGTTATAAG TTTAAGTCAATTAGTGCGTTGGATGGGGATAAAAGCTGAAGAATTTGGAGTTGAGATATATCCTGGCTTTGCAGCAAGTGAG ATCTTATATGATGCAAATGATAGTGTTGTTGGCATTGGAACTAACGATATGGGAATTGCCAAAGATGGTTCTAAGAAGGATACTTTTCAACGTGGTGTAGAGCTGAAAG GTCGCGTAACGCTTCTAGCTGAAGGTTGTAGAGGATCTTTATCAGAG aaactaattaaaaaatacaaattgagAGAGAAGGGGCATGCTCAACATCAGACTTATGCTTTAGGAATTAAAGAG GTTTGGGAAATTGATGAGAGCAAGCATAAACCTGGTGCTGTTCTTCACACGATAGGATGGCCTTTGGATCAGAAAACATATGGGGGGTCATTTTTGTACCATATGAAAGATAGGCAG GTTTCAATCGGTTTGGTGGTTGCTTTGAATTATCACAATCCTTACTTGAACCCTTACGAGGAATTTCAG AAATTTAAGCATCATCCTGCCATCAGACCCCTTCTGGAAGGGGGAACTGTGATCCAATATGGGGCTCGCACTTTAAATGAAGGTGGTATTCAG TCCATTCCATATCCAGTTTTCTCGGGAGGAGCAATTATTGGATGTTCAGCTGGTTTCTTAAATGTACCAAAAATAAAGGGAACACACACTGCAATGAAATCAG GAATGCTAGCAGCAGAAGCAGCATTTGGTTCTCTTAGGGAAGGCACAAGCTTGAAATCATATTGGGAAACTTTAAGGAGTTCTTGGATATGGGATGAACTCCACCAAGCTCGAAACTATCGACCC GCTTTTGAATATGGGGTTATTCCTGGAATGGCTATTAGTGCATTAGAACG CTACATACTAAAAGGAAGGTCCCCATTCACGCTGAAACATGGGAAACCTGATCACGAGTCAACAAAT GCTGCACGGTTACACTCTCCAATTGAATATCCAAAGCCTGAtggagttttttcttttgatgtgCCAACCTCCCTCCACAG GAGCAACACTAATCATGACCACGATCAGCCTGCTCACCTTCGTTTGAAGGACCCCAAGATTCCTGAGACTCTGAATTTGCCAGAATATGCTGGACCAGAGTCACGATATTGTCCTGCTCGTGTATATGA GTACATCTCCGATGAGAACAGTCAGCTGAAGTTACAGATCAATGCCCAGAATTGCCTGCATTGCAAG GCATGTGATATCAAAGACCCAAAGCAAAACATTGAATGGACAGTGCCAGAAGGGGGAGGTGGCCCAGGCTACTCAGTCATGTAG